From Zingiber officinale cultivar Zhangliang chromosome 5B, Zo_v1.1, whole genome shotgun sequence, the proteins below share one genomic window:
- the LOC121987710 gene encoding AT-hook motif nuclear-localized protein 17-like codes for MKSKLDLSDGDDADQHTALVPFHHFQEVHSPQNLKSPPRGSVNPGDPSSGGGDGASIEVAKRRRGRPPGSKNKPKPPVVITREAEPQAAAMRPHVLEIPAGHDVVSSLGLFARRRGLGLCVLSGTGAVTNVALRQPPPAAAASICFHGRFEILSLSATFLPPLAADAVAAKVCSGGGEVSISLAGPQGQVVGGTVAGPLVAAGTVVVVAAAFSDPTFHRLPMEEDVSLSVSGCGGGGGDAGEGNVQEHSGQQQEHRHRRRHVHAVSTTAESVYGGHLAPDIIWAPAGRMPLPPPF; via the coding sequence ATGAAGAGCAAGCTCGACCTCAGCGACGGCGACGATGCCGATCAACACACAGCTCTTGTCCCCTTCCACCACTTCCAAGAAGTCCACAGCCCTCAAAACCTCAAGAGTCCGCCCCGCGGGAGCGTGAACCCCGGGGATCCCTCGTCAGGCGGAGGCGATGGTGCCTCCATCGAGGTCGCCAAGCGCCGCCGTGGCCGGCCTCCCGGCTCCAAGAATAAGCCTAAGCCGCCCGTCGTCATCACCCGTGAGGCAGAGCCGCAGGCCGCCGCCATGCGCCCGCATGTGCTCGAGATCCCCGCCGGGCACGACGTCGTCAGTTCGCTGGGGCTATTCGCGCGCAGACGGGGCCTCGGCCTCTGCGTCCTCTCCGGCACCGGTGCCGTCACCAACGTCGCGCTTCGCCAGCCGCCGCCCGCGGCTGCCGCCTCCATCTGCTTCCACGGCAGGTTCGAGATCCTATCTCTGTCCGCCACGTTCCTCCCGCCGCTGGCCGCCGATGCGGTGGCCGCCAAAGTCTGCAGCGGCGGAGGAGAGGTGTCGATCTCTCTGGCCGGGCCTCAGGGGCAGGTTGTGGGCGGGACCGTTGCGGGTCCGCTGGTGGCGGCGGGGACAGTAGTAGTGGTGGCTGCCGCCTTCTCCGACCCTACATTCCACCGGCTGCCAATGGAGGAGGACGTGTCGCTCTCCGTGTCAGGctgcggcggaggaggaggagacgcAGGCGAAGGAAACGTGCAGGAGCATAGTGGTCAACAGCAGGAACACCGTCACCGGCGCCGCCACGTGCATGCCGTATCCACCACGGCAGAGTCGGTGTACGGTGGGCATCTGGCGCCGGACATCATCTGGGCTCCGGCCGGCCGCATGCCGCTTCCGCCACCTTTCTGA